A region of Drosophila suzukii chromosome 2L, CBGP_Dsuzu_IsoJpt1.0, whole genome shotgun sequence DNA encodes the following proteins:
- the LOC108014227 gene encoding uncharacterized protein, with translation MSTASRITLGMAVSVSTAIIGYVHYKQSADRLRLHDGVLRDVEQQQRRKHENTYTLQQQIDMTKQLRAREASSNSSDTPVPPSNTPSQRNLQAGTEAKDTPTPSAQEPELQQHPEQPGAEEAGDAKPAEAATQDAPSPPSDVA, from the exons ATGTCGACCGCCTCGAGGATCACTTTGGGCATGGCGGTCTCTGTTTCCACGGCGATCATAGGTTATGTGCATTATAAACAGTCGGCAGACCG TCTGAGACTCCACGACGGCGTCTTGAGGGATgtggagcagcagcagcgccgGAAGCACGAGAACACCTACACGCTGCAGCAGCAAATAGACATGACCAAGCAACTAAGGGCCAGGGAGGCATCCAGCAACTCCTCCGACACGCCCGTACCTCCATCGAACACCCCCTCGCAGAGGAACCTTCAAGCGGGGACAGAGGCGAAAGACACGCCCACACCGAGTGCCCAGGAACCCGAGCTCCAGCAGCATCCGGAGCAACCAGGTGCCGAGGAAGCCGGAGATGCCAAGCCGGCTGAAGCGGCCACTCAGGATGCTCCCAGCCCTCCATCAGACGTAGCTTGA
- the U2af38 gene encoding splicing factor U2af 38 kDa subunit, with the protein MAEYLASIFGTEKDKVNCSFYFKIGACRHGDRCSRIHNKPTFSQTVLLQNLYVNPQNSAKSADGSHLVANVSDEEMQEHYDNFFEDVFVECEDKYGEIEEMNVCDNLGDHLVGNVYIKFRNEADAEKAANDLNNRWFGGRPVYSELSPVTDFREACCRQYEMGECTRSGFCNFMHLKPISRELRRYLYSRRRRARSRSRSPGSRRRGSRSRSRSPGRRGGGRGDGVGGGNYLNNERDNMRGGNDRGNDRDRRKGGGGGGGGGGGGGGGRY; encoded by the exons ATGGCCGAGTACTTGGCATCCATTTTTGGCACGGAAAAGGACAA GGTGAACTGCTCGTTCTACTTCAAGATAGGCGCCTGCCGCCACGGCGACCGGTGCTCGCGAATCCACAACAAGCCCACCTTCTCGCAGACGGTGCTGCTCCAGAATCTGTACGTGAACCCGCAGAACTCGGCCAAATCCGCGGACGGCTCCCATCTGGTGGCCAATGTCTCTGACGAGGAGATGCAGGAGCACTACGACAACTTCTTCGAGGACGTGTTCGTCGAGTGCGAGGACAAGTACGGCGAGATCGAGGAGATGAATGTGTGCGACAACCTGGGCGACCACCTGGTCGGCAATGTCTACATCAAATTCCGCAACGAGGCGGACGCGGAGAAGGCGGCAAATGATTTGAACAACCGGTGGTTCGGCGGTCGGCCGGTCTACTCGGAACTGTCGCCGGTCACCGACTTCCGCGAGGCCTGCTGTCGGCAGTACGAGATGGGCGAGTGCACCCGCTCCGGCTTCTGCAACTTCATGCACTTGAAGCCCATCTCGCGGGAGCTGCGGAGGTACCTCTACTCACGCCGCCGCCGTGCCCGCTCCCGTTCCCGCTCGCCCGGCAGTCGCCGTCGCGGCTCCCGCAGCCGGTCCCGCTCCCCGGGACGACGGGGTGGTGGCCGTGGCGACGGCGTCGGCGGAGGCAACTACTTGAACAACGAGCGGGACAACATGCGTGGCGGCAATGATCGCGGCAACGATCGCGACCGCCGCAAAGGTGGTGGCGGAggaggcggcggcggtggAGGTGGCGGCGGTGGACGGTATTAA
- the Stip1 gene encoding stress-induced-phosphoprotein 1, which produces MDKVNELKERGNQALNAEKFDEAVAAYTEAIALDGQNHVLYSNRSAAFAKAGKFQEALEDAEKTIQLNPTWPKGYSRKGAAAAGLHDYMKAFEAYNEGLKYDPTNAILLQGRTDITASALNFMQSHGDIPMDVDPQQTRSRRAPSPPPSKPADPQKPAEPRVEDMTEEQKKKYFAKKEKELGNAAYKKKEFETALKHYNAAIEHDPTDITFYNNIAAVYFERKEYEECIKQCEKGIEVGRESRADFKLIAKSFARIGNTYRKMENYKQAKIYYEKAMSEHRTPEIKTSLSEVEAKIKEEERTAYINPEKAEEEKEQGNHFFKKGDYSTAVKHYTEAIKRNPDDPKLYSNRAACYTKLAAFDLGLKDCDTCIKLDEKFIKGYIRKGKILQGMQQQSKAQAAYQKALELDPNNAEAVEGYRQCSMNFQRNPQEVLKNAMSDPEIQQILKDPAMRMILEQMQNDPNAVKEHLQNPAIADKIMKLLESGIIQIH; this is translated from the exons ATGGACAAG GTGAACGAACTCAAGGAAAGGGGCAACCAGGCGCTAAACGCCGAGAAATTCGACGAGGCGGTGGCGGCGTACACAGAGGCCATCGCGCTGGACGGTCAGAACCATGTGCTCTACAGCAACCGTTCGGCGGCGTTCGCCAAGGCCGGAAAGTTCCAGGAGGCTCTGGAGGATGCGGAGAAGACCATCCAGCTGAATCCCACCTGGCCGAAGGGTTACTCCCGCAAAGGGGCCGCCGCTGCAGGCCTGCACGACTACATGAAGGCCTTCGAGGCGTACAACGAGG GTCTCAAGTACGACCCCACGAACGCCATACTCCTGCAGGGTCGCACGGACATCACTGCCTCGGCCCTGAACTTCATGCAATCGCACGGTGATATCCCTATGGACGTAGATCCCCAGCAGACGCGCAGCCGGCGGGCTCCGTCGCCGCCGCCATCGAAGCCCGCTGATCCCCAGAAGCCCGCCGAACCGCGGGTGGAGGACATGACCGAGGAGCAGAAGAAGAAGTACTTTGCCAAGAAGGAGAAGGAACTGGGCAACGCCGCCTACAAGAAGAAGGAGTTCGAAACGGCCCTGAAACACTACAACGCTGCCATCGAACACGATCCCACGGATATCACGTTCTACAACAACATAGCTGCCGTTTACTTCGAGCGCAAAGAGTACGAGGAGTGCATCAAGCAGTGCGAGAAGGGCATCGAGGTCGGTCGCGAGAGTCGCGCCGACTTCAAGCTGATAGCCAAGTCCTTTGCCCGCATCGGGAACACCTATCGCAAGATGGAGAACTACAAGCAAGCGAAGATTTACTATGAGAAGGCCATGTCCGAGCATCGCACGCCTGAGATCAAGACCTCGCTGAGCGAGGTGGAGGCGAAGATCAAGGAGGAGGAGCGAACGGCCTACATCAATCCGGAGAAGGCCGAAGAGGAGAAGGAGCAGGGCAACCACTTCTTCAAGAAGGGCGACTACAGCACCGCCGTTAAACACTATACCGAGGCCATCAAGCGCAACCCGGATGACCCCAAGCTGTACAGCAACCGCGCCGCCTGCTACACTAAGCTGGCCGCCTTCGATCTGGGCCTCAAGGACTGCGACACTTGCATCAAGCTGGACGAAAAATTCATCAAGGGCTACATCCGCAAGGGCAAGATCTTGCAGGGCATGCAGCAGCAGTCCAAGGCCCAGGCCGCCTACCAAAAGGCCCTTGAGCTAGACCCCAACAACGCGGAGGCCGTCGAGGGCTACCGCCAGTGCTCGATGAACTTCCAGCGCAATCCGCAGGAGGTGCTCAAAAACGCCATGTCCGATCCGGAGATTCAGCAGATCCTCAAGGACCCGGCCATGCGCATGATTTTGGAGCAGATGCAGAACGATCCCAATGCAGTCAAAGA ACACTTGCAGAATCCAGCCATCGCCGATAAGATAATGAAACTGCTGGAATCGGGCATTATTCAGATACACTAG
- the Pi3K21B gene encoding phosphatidylinositol 3-kinase regulatory subunit gamma, giving the protein MIPSPLHYSTMRPQAPGSLVDPNEDELRLAPWYWGRISREEAKGILHGKPDGSFLVRDALSKKGEYTLTLMKDGSEKLIKICHMDRMYGFIETKLFNSVVEMVNYYKENSLSMYNKALDITLSNPIVRTCEDEDSQPHGDLCLLSNDFIRTCQLLQNLEQNLEQKRNSFNAIREELMEKKLHQNVFGNAEKMFRNQIKLNESFMKAPADGPSTEVGGAGDEGPGSASAAANANARRSLQENKQSLISLLEALQAKGQVLNQYMEGKKKEELLLERQINALKPELQLLQLRKDKYIERLKGFNLKDDDLKTILEMGFDKWLQRHETVSNQPHSNESLWLLKDAKRRDAEELLKGSPPGTFLIRVRDAGHYALSISCKNTVHHCIIYETNSGFGFAAPYNIYPSLKKLVEHYANNSLEEHNDTLTTTLRWPVLYWNQNAQQILTQLQEEMELEYEQAPTLRLPPMMGSSAPIPVSRSRDLDQVDGIGSLETESAPASISPSNFSTSQ; this is encoded by the exons A TGATACCCTCCCCGCTGCACTACTCGACGATGCGGCCACAGGCGCCCGGATCGCTGGTCGATCCTAACGAGGACGAGCTGCGCCTGGCGCCTTGGTACTGGGGCCGGATATCGCGGGAGGAGGCCAAGGGCATCCTGCACGGAAAGCCGGACGGCAGCTTCCTGGTGCGCGACGCCCTCTCCAAAAAGGGCGAATACACCCTCACCCTGATGAAGGACGGGAGCGAGAAGCTGATCAAGATCTGCCACATGGACCGCATGTACGGGTTCATCGAAACGAAGCTCTTTAACTCGGTGGTGGAGATGGTCAACTACTACAAGGAAAACTCGCTGAGCATGTACAACAAGGCACTTGACATCACGCTGAGTAACCCAATAGTGCGTACCTGCGAGGACGAGGACTCCCAGCCGCACGGGGATCTCTGTCTGCTGAGCAACGACTTCATCCGCACCTGTCAGCTGCTCCAGAACCTTGAGCAGAATCTGGAGCAGAAGAGGAACTCCTTCAACGCGATTCGAGAGGAGCTGATGGAGAAGAAGCTGCACCAGAATGTATTCGGGAACGCGGAGAAGATGTTCCGCAATCAAATCAAGCTCAACGAATCCTTCATGAAGGCGCCTGCGGACGGACCATCCACAGAGGTGGGAGGAGCCGGCGACGAAGGCCCCGGATCCGCATCCGCTGCGGCCAATGCCAATGCTCGCCGAAGTCTGCAGGAGAACAAACAGAGCCTGATCAGTCTGCTCGAGGCGCTGCAAGCCAAGGGGCAGGTCCTCAACCAGTACATGGAGGGCAAGAAGAAGGAGGAGCTGCTGCTCGAGCGACAGATCAACGCCCTCAAGCCGGAACTACAGTTACTGCAGTTGCGCAAGGACAAGTACATTGA GCGCCTGAAAGGCTTCAACCTCAAGGACGACGATCTGAAGACGATCCTGGAGATGGGCTTCGATAAGTGGCTGCAGCGCCACGAGACAGTCTCGAATCAGCCGCACAGCAACGAATCCCTCTGGCTGCTGAAGGACGCCAAGCGCAGAGATGCAGAGGAGCTACTCAAGGGTTCGCCACCGGGCACCTTCCTGATTCGGGTCAGAGATGCGGGTCACTATGCTCTGTCCATTTCCTGCAAGAACACCGTGCATCACTGCATTATTTACGAGACGAATAGCGGCTTCGGGTTCGCCGCCCCCTACAACATATACCCCTCGCTGAAGAAGCTGGTGGAACACTATGCCAACAATTCGCTGGAGGAGCACAACGACACTCTGACCACGACGTTGCGCTGGCCCGTCTTGTACTGGAATCAGAATGCCCAGCAGATCTTGACCCAGTTGCAGGAGGAGATGGAGCTGGAGTACGAGCAGGCGCCCACACTGAGGCTACCCCCGATGATGGGCAGCAGTGCTCCGATTCCCGTGAGTCGGTCCCGGGACCTCGACCAGGTGGACGGCATCGGAAGCCTCGAGACGGAGTCGGCTCCCGCCTCCATTTCGCCCTCGAACTTCAGCACTTCGCAGTAG